From Candidatus Methylomirabilota bacterium:
ATGGACCGCGTGGCGCGCAAGTACACGGGCAAAGAGTTCCCCATGCGACAGAATCCCGCCGAGCGCATCGTGCTGGTGATCGAGATCGAGCGGCAGCGCTTCACCCGGCTGCCCTTCACGCATTCGCCGGCCTGACCATGCTGAAGCGCGCCATGGTCACCGAGCTCCACACCGACACCGTCGAGTCCGAGATCGGCCCCCTCGTCATCGTCACCCGTCCGAGCGGGCTGTGCGCCGTCGATTTCGCGGACGCTGACGAACGCATGAAGACGCTGCTCTCGCGCCGCTTCGAGGATTTTGCCCTGGTCCACGAGGACAACCCCCTCGGCATCAGCGAGAAGCTCCGCGCATACTTCGCCAAGGACTATGCCGTGCTGGACGACATCGTGGTGGACACGGACGGCACGGCGTTCCAGCGTCGCGTGTGGGCGGAGCTTCGCGCGATTCCTCCCGGGTCCACCCGCACCTACGGTGAGCTGGCCGCCCTGCTCGGCGGCCCGAACGCTTCACGGGCGGTAGGGCTCGCCAACTCCCGGAATCCCCTCTCCATCGTGGTCCCCTGCCATCGCCTGGTGGGCCGCGACGGCTCCCTCACGGGCTATGCGGGCGGGCTCGCGCGCAAGCAGTGGCTGCTGCGCCACGAGGGCGCCATCCTCTGATTCGCGCGGTGGTGTGTCGCGAGCTCGGGCCACCCGAGCTCATGGCCGTCGAGGAGATACCACGGAAGGCGCTCGGACCCGGGCAGG
This genomic window contains:
- a CDS encoding methylated-DNA--[protein]-cysteine S-methyltransferase is translated as MVTELHTDTVESEIGPLVIVTRPSGLCAVDFADADERMKTLLSRRFEDFALVHEDNPLGISEKLRAYFAKDYAVLDDIVVDTDGTAFQRRVWAELRAIPPGSTRTYGELAALLGGPNASRAVGLANSRNPLSIVVPCHRLVGRDGSLTGYAGGLARKQWLLRHEGAIL